From the genome of Lutzomyia longipalpis isolate SR_M1_2022 chromosome 2, ASM2433408v1, one region includes:
- the LOC129791349 gene encoding transcription factor GAGA-like: MSISAEEKTEMNEDALFYLMKWHNFQKNVSIQFERLREEEDLVDITFACEGRQIRAHKLVLFACSPYFKQLLKSNPCKHPVFFMNDVKFEVLKAILEYMYLGEVHVSNDNLKEFMKVAESLKIRGLSKDNKDRLMSNSLASHIEQHMEFDSDLGEEQHLGQQTPRKHKMMEDVAVMEEQRTTKCAKTEKPGNEGMVPKVEMVELFHAEQPQPTYCNIQTLLIGTPTNPGDKTLTIAVPPTTANQMTHHPQNPPEVLPEHKIQMTTDGTWMEKAPQAVEPSSSGNVPADKCRVKGAKANCLSPHPCPVCSRLYSNVSNLRQHMRLIHNPTAVVCNMCQKTFNSQLYLKRHISSVHGYTANGQQGQAGGVISNEREDSKPPAPNQQQQQQQQQHTQAATTWNIYETMENPNPIITQ; encoded by the exons ATGAGCATCTCGGCGGAGGAGAAGACGGAGATGAATGAGGACGCACTGTTCTACCTGATGAAGTGGCACAACTTCCAGAAGAATGTTAGTATTCAATTTGAGAGGCTGCGCGAAGAGGAGGATCTCGTGGACATTACCTTCGCCTGCGAGGGTCGTCAAATTAGGGCGCATAAGCTGGTGCTCTTTGCATGTAGTCCCTACTTCAAGCAACTCCTCAAATCCAATCCCTGCAAGCATCCGGTTTTCTTCATGAATGACGTCAAGTTTGAAGTTCTAAAGGCTATTCTGGAGTACATGTACCTCGGTGAGGTGCACGTAAGCAATGATAATCTTAAGGAATTCATGAAGGTGGCTGAGAGCCTCAAGATTCGTGGACTTTCAAAGGATAATAAG GATCGTCTTATGAGCAACTCCCTGGCATCCCACATTGAGCAACACATGGAATTTGATTCGGATCTCGGAGAGGAACAGCATTTGGGGCAACAGACACCAAGGAAGCACAAAATGATGGAGGATGTGGCTGTAATGGAGGAACAGAGAACAACAAAATGTGCCAAAACGGAGAAACCGGGAAATGAGGGAATGGTGCCAAAAGTGGAGATGGTTGAACTATTCCATGCAGAACAACCCCAGCCCACGTATTGCAACATTCAAACCCTCCTTATTGGCACACCCACCAATCCCGGGGATAAAACCCTCACAATTGCCGTCCCACCAACTACAGCAAATCAAATGACACATCACCCACAGAATCCTCCGGAAGTGTTGCCTGAgcacaaaattcaaatgacCACAGACGGCACGTGGATGGAAAAAGCGCCACAGGCTGTGGAGCCATCATCAAGTGGGAATGTTCCTGCGGACAAGTGTCGCGTAAAGGGTGCAAAGGCAAATTGTCTCTCCCCTCATCCATGTCCTGTTTGTTCCCGCCTCTACAGCAATGTCTCCAATCTCCGGCAGCACATGCGTTTGATTCACAATCCCACGGCTGTTGTGTGCAACATGTGCCAGAAAACCTTCAATTCCCAGCTCTACCTCAAGCGACACATCTCATCTGTTCACGGCTACACGGCTAATGGGCAACAAGGACAGGCCGGTGGTGTAATAAGCAATGAACGAGAGGACTCCAAACCACCTGCTCCAaatcagcagcaacagcagcagcagcagcagcatacTCAAGCAGCTACAACGTGGAATATCTATGAGACAATGGAGAATCCCAATCCAATAATAACCCAGTGA